In the Opitutia bacterium genome, one interval contains:
- a CDS encoding zinc ribbon domain-containing protein encodes MPTYEYVCTQCDHELEAFQSMKDEPLKKCPACKKPKLKRKVGGGAGLIFKGSGFYITDYKKKSGGGPEGGKSSSKSEAKPAAGKSAAN; translated from the coding sequence ATGCCCACCTACGAATACGTCTGCACCCAGTGCGACCACGAGTTGGAAGCCTTCCAGTCGATGAAGGACGAGCCGCTCAAGAAGTGTCCCGCCTGCAAGAAACCCAAGCTCAAGCGCAAGGTCGGCGGCGGCGCCGGCCTGATCTTCAAGGGCTCCGGCTTCTACATCACCGACTACAAGAAGAAGTCCGGTGGCGGGCCCGAGGGCGGCAAATCCTCTTCCAAGTCCGAAGCAAAACCGGCCGCGGGCAAGTCCGCGGCGAACTGA
- a CDS encoding polyprenyl synthetase family protein, producing MDFDAQFQSYVAQVERGIDELLPAAHTRPARLHEAMRYSMQAGGKRLRPVLVLAAADLFDRAASPLPARSAEALPAAIAIECVHTYSLVHDDLPCMDDDDLRRGRPTAHKQFDEATALLAGDALLTYAFQLLSENYPAETCGTLVRELAAAAGSRELIGGQMDDLLAEKRSDISHADLESIHRRKTGAMIEASLAMGGLAGGTRDAGHLDTLHTVGRHMGLAFQIVDDILDATADTATLGKTAGKDARADKTTYVKLHGLDAARRLAADQTAAALAALARLPGDTAFLVELIRQMADRKK from the coding sequence ATGGATTTTGACGCGCAATTTCAATCCTACGTGGCGCAGGTCGAACGCGGCATCGACGAACTCCTGCCCGCCGCCCACACCCGCCCCGCGCGTCTCCACGAGGCCATGCGCTACAGCATGCAGGCCGGCGGCAAACGCCTGCGCCCCGTCCTCGTCCTCGCCGCCGCCGATCTCTTCGACCGCGCCGCCAGTCCCCTGCCCGCCCGGAGCGCCGAAGCACTTCCGGCCGCGATCGCGATCGAGTGCGTGCACACCTACTCGCTCGTGCACGACGACCTGCCGTGCATGGACGACGACGACCTGCGCCGCGGCCGGCCGACCGCGCACAAGCAATTCGACGAAGCCACCGCCCTCCTCGCCGGCGACGCGCTGCTCACCTACGCCTTTCAACTCCTGAGCGAGAATTACCCCGCCGAAACCTGCGGCACGCTCGTGCGCGAGCTTGCCGCCGCGGCCGGCAGCCGCGAGCTCATCGGTGGCCAGATGGACGACCTCCTCGCCGAGAAGCGCTCCGACATCTCGCACGCCGATCTCGAGTCGATCCACCGTCGCAAAACCGGCGCGATGATTGAAGCCTCGCTCGCGATGGGCGGCCTCGCCGGCGGCACGCGCGACGCCGGACATCTGGACACGCTGCACACGGTCGGCCGACACATGGGTTTGGCGTTTCAGATCGTCGACGACATCCTCGACGCCACCGCGGACACCGCGACGCTCGGCAAGACCGCAGGCAAGGACGCCCGGGCCGACAAGACCACCTACGTGAAACTCCACGGCCTCGACGCGGCCCGCCGCCTCGCCGCCGACCAGACCGCCGCCGCCCTCGCCGCCCTCGCCCGCCTCCCCGGCGACACCGCCTTTCTCGTGGAACTGATCCGCCAAATGGCGGACCGAAAGAAGTAA